From the Hyphomicrobiaceae bacterium genome, the window CCGAAGAAACGTGGCTGATTGCGAGCGAGGCTTATGACGCGGCCGACACTATCGGCACGACGTAATCGTTAGGTGAAGGATAAAATTGCCTACGTTTAGAAAAAACTGCCTCTCGAAATAGGTAGGTGATTCGCAACTGGTCTTTAGTTAATGACAATACGCCAGGAGCTGGCGAGGCCGCGGTTGCGGGGTTGCCGCGCTAGACGGTGAGGGCCTTCTGGTTTGCCTCGTCAGCTCCTTACGCATGCCTCTTTTAGCACCCCGGTTAAATCGGGGTTCAATTGAGGGAAGGCGCGTGCGGTATCAGCCGACTGGCACGGTCGCCTGCACGCGCCATCAAATAGCCGCAACTCCTGACATCCGTGTGACGGCAGATAATTCGTCAGATCAAAAGACCGAGCGCCAATTGCACCGGCTTGAATGATCGCCGATGCAAAGCGCAAACCCCCAGCTTATCGAGCGCAGTAATGTGCTCGGGCGTCCCATAGCCTTTATGGCGTTCGAAACCGTAACCCGGGTACTCGCGTGCCAGCGCCATCATCATGCGGTCGCGCGTGACTTTAGCCACGATCGACGCCGCAGCGATCGACACGCACTTCGCATCCCCCTTGACGATCGTGCGCGTTTCCATTGCAAGCCGTGGCGCGCGATTGCCGTCCACGAGAACCAGGCGCGGCGCCTTCTCGATCTGAGCAACAGCCTGTTTCATCGCCCATAAAGTGGCATTGAGAATGTTGTCACGATCAATGCGCGCAACATCCGCAACACCGACGCCAACCTGAGCGCACTTCATGATCCGGTTATAGAGAAAGGCGCGCGCGTCCTCATCAAGCGCCTTGCTGTCGTCGAGGTTGGCAGGAATGCGATCCGGATTAAGGACGACGGCAGCGGCTACGACCGGCCCGGCCCACGGCCCGCGGCCAGCCTCGTCTACGCCCGCAATCGTGCCGCCGCCAAGTTGCAGCTCGGCGGCTTCCAGTTCAAACGTTGGTTTGAAGCGCGAATCAGCGATCCTCATGCCGCAACAATCGGAGCAGCCGATTGCGCTGTCAAAACAGACCG encodes:
- a CDS encoding ribonuclease HII, yielding MRIADSRFKPTFELEAAELQLGGGTIAGVDEAGRGPWAGPVVAAAVVLNPDRIPANLDDSKALDEDARAFLYNRIMKCAQVGVGVADVARIDRDNILNATLWAMKQAVAQIEKAPRLVLVDGNRAPRLAMETRTIVKGDAKCVSIAAASIVAKVTRDRMMMALAREYPGYGFERHKGYGTPEHITALDKLGVCALHRRSFKPVQLALGLLI